In Arcanobacterium wilhelmae, the following are encoded in one genomic region:
- a CDS encoding RNA polymerase sigma factor: MATSASSTNRSSSASEEASTPAKKSSSRKTTSAKAAASTSKTATAPKKATAKKAASDDAVKKSATKKSVPKKATAKKAASDDAVKEPATKKPATKKSAPQVASEASEKKPATKKAALKKDESGTAKKSASTTKKGAKAKETEVVTPESDEEEDDFEESTPDEPTELEDENLDDLDEESADEDNDEESADDDSEDEDSDDDSEENESEPAPSTKGSFVVKDSDDTDEPAQRVHVAGATADPVKDYLKQIGKVALLNAEEEVELAKRIEAGMLAQHILETTEIDDRKYRRELEIISRDGHAAKNHLLEANLRLVVSLAKRYTGRGMLFLDLIQEGNLGLVRAVEKFDYTKGFKFSTYATWWIRQAITRAMADQARTIRIPVHMVEVINKLARVQRQMLQDLGREPTTEELAKELDMTEEKVVEVQKYGREPISLHTPLGEDGDSEFGDLIEDSEAVVPADAVGFTLLQEQLHQVLDTLSEREAGVVSMRFGLTDGQPKTLDEIGKVYGVTRERIRQIESKTMSKLRHPSRSQVLRDYLD, translated from the coding sequence GTGGCAACTTCCGCTTCCTCTACAAACCGTTCCTCTTCGGCGTCCGAGGAGGCATCGACGCCCGCCAAGAAATCTTCTTCTCGGAAGACCACGTCGGCGAAGGCGGCGGCTTCGACGTCGAAAACCGCAACTGCACCCAAGAAGGCCACCGCAAAGAAGGCCGCGAGCGATGACGCGGTGAAGAAGTCGGCTACGAAGAAATCTGTGCCGAAGAAGGCCACCGCAAAGAAGGCCGCGAGTGATGACGCGGTGAAGGAGCCGGCCACGAAGAAGCCGGCCACGAAGAAATCTGCTCCCCAGGTTGCCTCAGAGGCCTCGGAGAAGAAGCCAGCGACGAAGAAAGCGGCGCTGAAGAAGGACGAGTCGGGCACTGCGAAGAAGAGCGCATCGACCACCAAGAAGGGTGCGAAGGCGAAGGAAACTGAGGTTGTCACTCCTGAATCGGATGAGGAGGAAGACGACTTCGAGGAATCCACTCCCGACGAGCCTACTGAGCTCGAGGATGAGAATCTCGACGATCTGGACGAAGAATCAGCCGACGAGGATAACGACGAAGAATCAGCCGACGATGATTCCGAGGATGAGGATTCCGACGACGATTCGGAGGAAAACGAATCCGAACCGGCTCCTTCCACCAAAGGCTCCTTCGTCGTCAAGGATTCCGACGACACTGACGAGCCCGCCCAGCGGGTGCATGTCGCCGGCGCGACGGCGGATCCGGTCAAGGACTACCTCAAGCAGATCGGAAAGGTTGCTCTGCTCAACGCAGAGGAGGAGGTCGAGCTCGCCAAGCGCATCGAGGCGGGCATGCTCGCCCAGCACATCCTTGAGACCACAGAGATCGACGATCGCAAGTATCGCCGTGAACTCGAGATTATCTCCCGTGACGGGCATGCTGCGAAGAACCACCTGCTCGAGGCGAATCTGCGTCTCGTGGTGTCGCTGGCGAAGCGTTACACGGGGCGTGGAATGCTCTTCCTCGATCTTATTCAGGAAGGCAATCTGGGTCTCGTGCGTGCAGTCGAAAAGTTCGATTACACGAAGGGCTTCAAGTTCTCCACCTATGCCACGTGGTGGATTCGCCAGGCAATTACGCGCGCCATGGCGGACCAAGCTCGAACCATTCGTATCCCGGTGCACATGGTTGAAGTGATCAACAAGCTTGCACGCGTTCAGCGCCAGATGCTCCAGGATCTTGGCCGCGAACCCACCACGGAGGAACTGGCGAAGGAACTCGACATGACTGAAGAGAAGGTCGTCGAGGTTCAAAAGTACGGCCGCGAGCCGATTTCGCTTCACACCCCGCTCGGCGAAGATGGTGACAGCGAGTTCGGCGATCTGATTGAAGATTCTGAGGCTGTGGTTCCTGCCGACGCCGTGGGCTTCACTCTTCTTCAGGAACAGCTCCATCAGGTCCTCGATACGCTTTCGGAGCGCGAGGCCGGCGTTGTCTCGATGCGTTTCGGATTGACGGACGGCCAGCCGAAGACCCTCGACGAGATCGGCAAGGTCTACGGAGTCACGCGTGAGCGAATCCGTCAGATCGAGTCGAAGACGATGTCGAAGCTTCGTCACCCGTCGCGCTCGCAGGTGCTCCGCGACTACCTCGATTAA
- a CDS encoding 3'-5' exonuclease, giving the protein MNSFAVVDCETTGLDRESDRIVEIGVVLLSPTFGEEIRFETLVNPQRPLAASEIHGLRAADVAHAPTFAAIAPRLIELLSRRVIVAHNFPFDQEFINRAFSRAGYAEHIPNECAVDTLDQSRIYLPDGSHSLVGVAQRLGLPERAHHHALSDALTAADILRAFALMEARGERYTEHAHGRHGEVTPAQWERATPWRP; this is encoded by the coding sequence GTGAATTCTTTTGCAGTGGTGGATTGTGAGACAACTGGACTCGACCGCGAATCGGATCGCATCGTCGAAATTGGCGTGGTCCTGCTCTCCCCCACGTTCGGGGAGGAAATCCGCTTCGAGACCCTCGTCAATCCGCAGCGCCCCCTCGCAGCTTCAGAAATCCACGGATTGCGTGCCGCCGACGTCGCCCATGCTCCGACATTCGCCGCGATCGCCCCTCGCTTGATTGAGTTACTGAGCAGGCGCGTGATCGTTGCCCATAATTTTCCCTTTGATCAGGAGTTCATCAACCGCGCATTTTCCCGTGCTGGGTATGCCGAACATATCCCCAACGAGTGCGCAGTGGATACTCTTGACCAATCGCGCATCTATCTCCCTGACGGCTCACACTCACTGGTAGGGGTCGCACAACGCCTCGGTCTTCCCGAGCGCGCACACCACCATGCGCTCTCTGACGCGCTCACGGCAGCCGACATTCTCCGAGCGTTTGCGTTGATGGAGGCGCGCGGAGAACGCTACACCGAGCATGCGCACGGCCGCCACGGCGAGGTGACGCCCGCTCAGTGGGAGCGAGCCACGCCGTGGCGGCCGTAA
- a CDS encoding DUF7455 domain-containing protein, translating to MKSVSPGLSFSASGERNEVVWNFLHGPCFDVGVNTMEETLKPTLTTADRCDACGAQAYVRVTMPFGELLFCAHHAAEHKSKIDELAISIVDERERIAR from the coding sequence ATGAAGTCTGTCTCTCCTGGGCTGTCATTCTCCGCCAGCGGCGAAAGAAATGAGGTGGTTTGGAATTTTTTGCACGGTCCGTGCTTTGATGTTGGTGTGAATACGATGGAAGAGACTTTGAAACCGACTTTGACCACCGCTGATCGGTGCGACGCATGCGGCGCCCAGGCATACGTGAGAGTGACGATGCCGTTTGGCGAATTGCTGTTCTGCGCTCATCACGCGGCGGAGCACAAGAGTAAGATCGACGAGCTGGCGATCTCAATCGTTGATGAGCGCGAGCGAATCGCACGGTAA